The genome window GGACGCGACGAGGCCCGGCCCGACACGATCCCGCTCGTGGCCCCGGCGGCCGCCTGATGGAAGAGAAGCGCCCCGCCGTCCTCGTTACCGGCGCCTTCTCCGGAATCGGCCTGGCCTGCGCGCGCCGCCTCGAAGAGGCGGGCTTCCGCGTCTTCGCCGGAGGCCGCCGCCCCCCCGCCGCGCCTCCCGGCCCGGGAACCCCCGTGCTGCTTGACGTCACCGACCGGGAATCGATCGCGCTCGCCGCCCGCGCCGTCGAGGCCGCCGCGCCCGGGGGACTGGCCGGCCTCGTCAACAACGCCGGCGTCGTCTCGGCCGGGCCGCTGGAATTCCTTCCCCTCGACGAAATCCGCCGCCCCTTCGAGGTCAACGTCTTCGGCGCCCTCGCCGTGACCCAGGCGTTCCTCCCGCTTCTTCGGCGCGCCCGCGGCCGCGTGGTGTTCATGAGCTCCGTGAGCGGTCTCGTGGCCACCCCGTTCCT of Planctomycetota bacterium contains these proteins:
- a CDS encoding SDR family NAD(P)-dependent oxidoreductase — encoded protein: MEEKRPAVLVTGAFSGIGLACARRLEEAGFRVFAGGRRPPAAPPGPGTPVLLDVTDRESIALAARAVEAAAPGGLAGLVNNAGVVSAGPLEFLPLDEIRRPFEVNVFGALAVTQAFLPLLRRARGRVVFMSSVSGLVATPFLGPYAASKFALEALGDALRMELSPWGLDVAIVEPGS